The Helianthus annuus cultivar XRQ/B chromosome 16, HanXRQr2.0-SUNRISE, whole genome shotgun sequence genome includes a window with the following:
- the LOC110918764 gene encoding GDSL esterase/lipase At1g31550 isoform X1 has product MASSSGSRLFAGFLVVLFSCGLYANGCYLSIISFGDSIADTGNQKHLALISDDVIFICGPPYGQNFIGQSTGRCSNGRLIIDFLAESLGLPLIPPYFNGKGSSGVGRQGVNYAVVGATALDASFMEAKWSERSVINASIKIQLAWFKESVSSICGNASADCRNFIGRSLILMGEIGGNDYNYPLSVGQPIDEIEPIVPLVIDAIISTINELIVMGARTLVVPGNFPLGCLPRILTIYGSDNEEYDPITGCMTKFNKFAEYHNKMLQTKLDHIRERNPNVTLIYADYYNALMQIYRSPYEYGFTNDKILKACCGCGGPFNFNVSMQCGELCKTVCDEPDTYLSWDGIHLTEIAYKLIFKSLFQGPYTIPEFSPLCPASSQTEVGLSSYI; this is encoded by the exons ATGGCGTCTTCTTCTGGCTCCAGACTTTTTGCAGGTTTCTTGGTAGTGTTGTTTAGTTGTGGATTGTATGCTAATGGATGCTATTTATCCATCATCAGCTTTGGTGACTCCATTGCTGACACTGGGAACCAAAAACATTTGGCCTTAATATCCGACGACGTCATATTTATATGTGGTCCTCCTTATGGCCAAAATTTCATCGGCCAGTCCACCGGCCGTTGCTCCAACGGCCGGCTCATCATTGATTTTCTAG CTGAGAGTCTTGGGTTGCCGTTGATACCGCCGTATTTCAATGGCAAGGGGAGTAGCGGAGTGGGACGACAAGGAGTGAACTACGCGGTGGTGGGTGCTACAGCATTGGATGCATCGTTTATGGAAGCCAAATGGAGTGAACGTTCTGTGATTAACGCGTCTATAAAAATTCAGTTAGCATGGTTTAAAGAATCAGTGTCTTCTATTTGTGGCAACGCTTCAG CAGACTGTAGAAACTTCATTGGGCGTTCTTTAATTCTAATGGGTGAGATTGGCGGTAACGATTACAATTATCCATTATCCGTGGGACAACCCATTGATGAGATCGAACCAATTGTTCCTCTTGTTATTGATGCCATCATCTCAACGATCAAT GAGTTGATTGTGATGGGGGCTCGAACTCTGGTTGTTCCAGGAAACTTTCCACTTGGATGCTTACCTAGGATTTTGACAATATATGGGTCTGATAACGAAGAGTATGATCCTATAACCGGTTGTATGACCAAGTTTAATAAGTTTGCTGAATATCACAATAAAATGTTGCAAACAAAATTAGATCATATTCGAGAGCGTAATCCTAACGTCACCCTTATCTATGCGGACTACTACAACGCTCTCATGCAGATTTATCGTTCTCCTTATGAATATG GATTCACAAACGACAAGATTTTAAAGGCGTGTTGTGGATGTGGAGGGCCGTTTAATTTCAACGTTTCAATGCAATGTGGAGAATTATGTAAAACCGTGTGTGATGAACCAGATACTTATCTTAGTTGGGATGGAATACACTTAACCGAAATAGCATACAAGCTAATTTTCAAGAGTTTATTTCAGGGGCCATATACTATTCCAGAATTTTCTCCCCTATGTCCTGCATCATCACAAACTGAGGTTGGATTATCTAGTTATATATAA
- the LOC110918764 gene encoding GDSL esterase/lipase At1g31550 isoform X2, whose product MASSSGSRLFAGFLVVLFSCGLYANGCYLSIISFGDSIADTGNQKHLALISDDVIFICGPPYGQNFIGQSTGRCSNGRLIIDFLAESLGLPLIPPYFNGKGSSGVGRQGVNYAVVGATALDASFMEAKWSERSVINASIKIQLAWFKESVSSICGNASDCRNFIGRSLILMGEIGGNDYNYPLSVGQPIDEIEPIVPLVIDAIISTINELIVMGARTLVVPGNFPLGCLPRILTIYGSDNEEYDPITGCMTKFNKFAEYHNKMLQTKLDHIRERNPNVTLIYADYYNALMQIYRSPYEYGFTNDKILKACCGCGGPFNFNVSMQCGELCKTVCDEPDTYLSWDGIHLTEIAYKLIFKSLFQGPYTIPEFSPLCPASSQTEVGLSSYI is encoded by the exons ATGGCGTCTTCTTCTGGCTCCAGACTTTTTGCAGGTTTCTTGGTAGTGTTGTTTAGTTGTGGATTGTATGCTAATGGATGCTATTTATCCATCATCAGCTTTGGTGACTCCATTGCTGACACTGGGAACCAAAAACATTTGGCCTTAATATCCGACGACGTCATATTTATATGTGGTCCTCCTTATGGCCAAAATTTCATCGGCCAGTCCACCGGCCGTTGCTCCAACGGCCGGCTCATCATTGATTTTCTAG CTGAGAGTCTTGGGTTGCCGTTGATACCGCCGTATTTCAATGGCAAGGGGAGTAGCGGAGTGGGACGACAAGGAGTGAACTACGCGGTGGTGGGTGCTACAGCATTGGATGCATCGTTTATGGAAGCCAAATGGAGTGAACGTTCTGTGATTAACGCGTCTATAAAAATTCAGTTAGCATGGTTTAAAGAATCAGTGTCTTCTATTTGTGGCAACGCTTCAG ACTGTAGAAACTTCATTGGGCGTTCTTTAATTCTAATGGGTGAGATTGGCGGTAACGATTACAATTATCCATTATCCGTGGGACAACCCATTGATGAGATCGAACCAATTGTTCCTCTTGTTATTGATGCCATCATCTCAACGATCAAT GAGTTGATTGTGATGGGGGCTCGAACTCTGGTTGTTCCAGGAAACTTTCCACTTGGATGCTTACCTAGGATTTTGACAATATATGGGTCTGATAACGAAGAGTATGATCCTATAACCGGTTGTATGACCAAGTTTAATAAGTTTGCTGAATATCACAATAAAATGTTGCAAACAAAATTAGATCATATTCGAGAGCGTAATCCTAACGTCACCCTTATCTATGCGGACTACTACAACGCTCTCATGCAGATTTATCGTTCTCCTTATGAATATG GATTCACAAACGACAAGATTTTAAAGGCGTGTTGTGGATGTGGAGGGCCGTTTAATTTCAACGTTTCAATGCAATGTGGAGAATTATGTAAAACCGTGTGTGATGAACCAGATACTTATCTTAGTTGGGATGGAATACACTTAACCGAAATAGCATACAAGCTAATTTTCAAGAGTTTATTTCAGGGGCCATATACTATTCCAGAATTTTCTCCCCTATGTCCTGCATCATCACAAACTGAGGTTGGATTATCTAGTTATATATAA